One window from the genome of Candidatus Manganitrophaceae bacterium encodes:
- a CDS encoding ABC transporter ATP-binding protein: MLIHLSGITKNYGTFKALAPLDLKVDGEIWGIIGNNGAGKSTLMKMIVGLLPPDKGIIEIGGKRIKKEPEAVKKYIGYLPESPMLYPRLTAEELLTYIAEIKEISEISKEVDHWLEIFGLSEKRKSLLSDLSYGMKKKIALSSAFLGKPSLLVLDEPFNGLDVATMELLAGIIAESNRAGATILISSHLMEYIHRLCHHVMILKGGIVVGEGRPESLKEKAKADSFHDTFLHFIQGEK; this comes from the coding sequence ATGTTGATCCATTTATCAGGAATTACGAAGAACTATGGAACGTTTAAGGCCTTGGCCCCCCTTGACCTGAAGGTAGATGGTGAAATTTGGGGGATTATTGGAAACAACGGGGCTGGAAAGTCGACACTGATGAAGATGATTGTCGGTCTCCTCCCTCCGGACAAGGGGATCATCGAGATTGGTGGAAAGCGAATTAAAAAGGAGCCTGAGGCGGTTAAAAAATACATCGGCTACCTCCCGGAATCGCCGATGCTTTATCCGAGGTTGACGGCGGAGGAATTGCTGACCTATATCGCCGAGATCAAGGAGATCTCAGAGATTAGCAAAGAGGTGGATCACTGGCTTGAAATTTTTGGGCTTTCAGAAAAGAGAAAATCATTGTTGAGTGATCTCTCTTATGGCATGAAAAAGAAGATCGCCCTTTCATCGGCTTTTCTGGGTAAGCCGTCTCTCCTGGTTTTGGATGAACCTTTTAACGGGCTGGACGTTGCGACGATGGAGTTATTGGCCGGAATCATTGCCGAATCAAACCGTGCAGGGGCAACGATTCTCATCTCCAGTCACCTGATGGAGTATATCCACCGCCTCTGTCATCATGTCATGATTCTTAAGGGAGGAATTGTGGTTGGTGAGGGAAGGCCCGAGTCCTTAAAAGAGAAGGCGAAAGCCGACTCGTTCCATGATACCTTTCTGCATTTTATCCAGGGGGAGAAATGA